From the Lottiidibacillus patelloidae genome, the window TGTAACAAGACAATTTTTAATTAGTCCAACCTTTGCGTGGTGGAAGCCATCGGGGTAATGAATCTGTACAACATAGATCATGCGATTAGGTGAAATATCATGACTAATCGAATCTGGACTATACATTTGCTGATACATACTATATGTCATTACTTTTGCTAGTTTAAGTTTCCCATTATTTTTCTTTAATGATTCAAAGCTAATAATGTCATTTACCTTAAAGTTTTTATAATCTACTTTGCCGATGTTCGCTTTAAAGTAAGGATCTGGGTTTGAATTTAAAGTGAAACTGTCTGCATTAGGTTCGTTTTCCTCTGTAATTACTCCATCAGAAGTTACTCCAGAAACAATCGGAAGTATAACACGATCTTTGTTAATGATTTGTTCCTTAGTTATTAATGGCATCTTTTGCACTGAAATTGCCGTTGGATCGTCTTTAATAGCACTGTAAACAACATTTCCGATACTAAGAAAGAGAGCGAAGATAGTTATACAAATGATTTTATTCTTCATAAAATATCCTCCTAAACGTCCATGTTACTAGTATTCTATTCTTTACGCGTTTGGAAAATCCTTCTAAAAAAATAATTCTTTCCAAAATATGCAATGATGGTAAGATAAAAGTTAGATAATTGTTAAAGAGGTGTTCGGAAAATGGAAGTTGCAATTCAATGTGAACATGTAAAGAAAATCGTTACTAACCTTGAAAAACAAGAAATGATCTTGAAAGTAGAAACATTTAAAGTGAACAAAGGAGAACAAGTTGTTTTAATGGGACCGAGCGGCTCAGGGAAAACTACTCTTTTGCATTTGCTTGCAGGATTAGAAAAGCCTTCGTCAGGTCGGATAACTATTTTTAACGAAGAACTATCGCAGTTATCAGAAAAGCAGCGCGATAGGTTTCGAGGAAATCATATCGGAATTGTTTTTCAAGAGTTTCAATTATTTCCTTATATGAGTGCCATGGAAAATATATTAATACAGAATCTAGCTTCTACTAAGTTTTCGGGAAGAGAAGCGAAAGAAAAAGCAGAACGATTGTTACAAAAGTTAGGTTTAGCCCACCGTAAACACTCGAAAGTTTCGTTATTATCAAAAGGGGAACAACAACGAGTAGCGATTGCAAGAGCACTTTTACACAAACCAAAGTTGCTGTTAGTGGACGAGCCAACTAGTAGTTTAGATGTGAAATCTGGAATGGAAGTCGTCGCCCTTCTAAAAGAAATCTGTACAGAAGAAAAAACGACACTCCTATTAGTTACGCATGATCCAACAGTTGCAAATGAGTTTGCTAGAGTAGAGAAGATGGATAACCTTAATGAAATATACGCAAAGATGTTAAATGAGGTAACAAAATGAATATAATAAAATTTTCACTTAAAAGTATTCTTGGCAGGAAAACGAATACGATATTTACAGCAATTGCTATTATGATTGCAGCGGCACTAGTCTTTTCTGTCATGATGATTTTTGAAGGATTAGATAAGGGCATTAAGGATCAAGCTGGTTCTTATGATATTGTTGTTGGTGCTGAAGGTAGCCCGATGCAATTAACGTTAAATAGTCTATTATATTTTGATAAACCGCTCGGTAATGTTCCATATTCACTTTATGAGGAACTTCGAGATGATGAAAGAGTACTCCGGGTTGTTCCTATTGCCCTTGGCGATTCTTACGAGTCATATCCAGTTATCGGGACGACGTTGGAATTTTTTCAGCCGTTTCGTGAAGGGTTACAAGAGCGCTTTTCACTCGCAGAAGGATCATATTTTAAATCTACCTATGAAGTAGTTATTGGTGCGAGCGTTGCTAGAGAATTAGACTTACAAGTTGGAGATCATTTCCATAGTAGCCATGGCTTTGAAGGAAATAATGAACACGACGAAATGGAGTATATTGTTACTGGTATCTTGGAACCAGTTGGAAGTGCTGATGATAAAGGTATTTTCACATCAATTGAAAGCGTATGGCATGCTCATGAAGAAGAAACAGGTGAAGAGGCACATACGGAAGAGCACGAGGATGAAAAAGAAGTTACCGCAATTCTAGTCAAGCCCCAAATGCTTGGGTTTGCTCCGGGGTTAAAAGAGGAAATAGATAAAAAAAATGAAATGCAAGCTGTCTATCCAGTCATTATGTTTAGACAATTGCTAGAAACATTTAGTATTGGTAAACAAATCGCAATGTTACTAGCGACAATTTCGATTTTTATGGCAGTTTTATTTATTGTTTTTGCTGTGCTTGGTTCAATGAATCAACGAAGAGGAGAAACGATGATACTAAGGTCACTAGGAGTACCTAGGTATAAAATAGCAACTAACATATTAATAGAAATGTCATTTGTATCATTAATTGGAACAAGTATGGGCTATTTTCTTTCACAAACAATTGTCTTTCTCGTTGGGACATATAGTAAAATGTATTTAGGCTTTGCAATGCCTACGTTTATTATTTCAAGCAATATCATCTATGTGGGTGTATCAATTTTTCTTTTAGCATTAATCATATCTTTCATACCGACACTGTTCCTTTTTAATAGGGATATCGGCCGAAAGCAAGCATAGTAAAAAATTAATTTCAAAGGAGCGCATCATGAAAAAAACAATACTCTTACTTTTAGCCACCACTCTTAGTGCGATTCTTTTAGCAGGTTGTGGAACGGACGTTGCTGAAAAGAAAGAAACAACTGAAGAAAAAGAAAGTGCTATATTAACAGAAATTACTTTTGAAGATTTTTTTACAAAATCAGATTCTGGTGATGGTCAAATTACTGAAAAAATGCAAAGTTTAAATGGGAAAAAGGTAGGGATTATGGGCTATATGACTGAGCTTACACCTATCGATAATCGTTTCATTTACTTAGTACCAACACAAGGAGCGGCATGTCCGTTTTGTTCAGCGGATAACCCAAAATATTTAGAAGCAATTGCTATCTATCCTCCTAATGGAGAGGAAGTGCCATATACAGAAGATGGGCTTTGGGTTTATGGAACGCTTGAAGTTGGAGAAGAAGTTGATGAGGCAACAGGGTTAATTAGTTTATTTCGTATAAAAGCAGAATCAATTCAAATCTATCAACCTAGATAACAAAAAACCTCGAAAGTTTTGCTTTCGAGGTTTTATTATAGGTGAAATTATAAAATTCGTTCGATAAACCAAAAGAAACCAATGATCGCAAGGGCTATAGATGTCCCTTTCATAATGAGTAAATAATTAGCTTTTCTTTGTAGGAAAATTAATGCTGGTAAAACTAAAGCTACTAAAACAATTTGAATGATTTCAATCCCAACATTAAAGCTAAATAACGAAACTGTTAAATGCCCCTTAGGAATATCCATCTCCATTAACAACCCTGCAAAACCAAGCCCATGAATTAGACCAAAAAGAAAAGTTAACGTCCAACGATGATGGACAGTTTTGCGGAAGATATTTTCTACTGCGACATAAACAATACTCAAAGCAATAATTGCTTCTACAATCCATGATGGAATAGAAATGAACCCTAGATATCCAAGTGTTAAAGTAATACTATGAGCAATAGTGAAAGATGTAACAACTTTTAAGTAATCTTTAAATTTTTGTCTAGCAAGTAATAGCGCTAATAAGAATAATAAGTGATCAAAACCAGTGAGGATATGTTCCATCCCTAGAATTAAAAATTGGAGCCAGGCTGCCTTTGCCTCAGTGTTAACAATTTCTTTTCCAGAAGTTTCCTCTTTTACTTCTAATGATAAAGAACGATTTTCTCCCTTTAGTAAATATTCGTTAATTTCTTCTTTATGTTTAACTACTAAAAAATGAGTATATGAAGTTTTATCAGGAGACTTATAGTAAAAATGATCTGTTAATTGAATTGTTTTAGTTCCAGAATCTATGGGATAGTCGATTTCAAACGAAACTACCATCTTATCTCCACGCTTTTCAGTAAACATACTAGTTATGTTTGGCCGCTTCGCTACATTGTTAACTGTCACTTGCAGATTAACAGTCACCCAATCAGTAATGGCATATTGCGCTTCTTTTAATTCTTCCTCATCAAGTTTTTCATCCCCATTCTGGTCAGCAGAAACGGACTCAATGACAGACAATTCATCGATAGAAAAAGACAAATGAATATTTTCATCTTCAATAAGTAGTTCCCCATAACTAGCACTCAGCGGGTGAGCAAAAGTATGAAGTGAAGCAGTTGTTAAAAAAAGAAAAAAACTTGTTATCATGACAGCAATATATTTCAGTAAATTAATAGACAAAAGTTCCCTCTCCTTATATCGATTTAACTCTTAGATTATAAACAAAATATAAACATTTATGTAAATATATCACGAAATATATGCTTTTTTGTGAAAAAATCTAAGTATATATCCTAAATTGTATGTGAATTTACAAAAAATTGATGTTAATACACTAGTATTCTGATAAAATAGAAAAGTACAAAAGTACTATATCTACATAAAAAATAGTAGATTGTGTAATAAAAAAGAGGGGGAAAAGCTTTGAATCGATTTTATAACAAGAATCGTAAGTGGTTCTCAATGTTCATGGTTGTCTTAATGCTACTAAGCATGCTGCCAGCGCATCCACTTACAACACAAAACGTTCAAGCAATAGAAAATGATCTATTTTTCTCAGAGTATATTGAGGGAAGTAGTAACAACAAAGCAATAGAAATCTATAATGGGACAGGTTCTGATGTAGATTTAAGCGAGTACACAATTGAAAGATATAACAATGGAGCAACAGATAGCCCAAACATTACTACTCTTGAAGGGACATTGGTTAATGGAGATGTATATGTCATTGCTAATGCAGGAGCAGACCAGGCAATATTAGATGTTGCAGATATTACTAGTGCCGCAACTTATTACAATGGTGACGATGTTCTTATTTTAAAGCATAACGACACTATTATTGATGTAATTGGTAAATTAGGTGAAGATCCTGGTTCAGAATGGGGAACTGGTGATGTTACGACAAAAGAGCATACATTAGTACGCAAAAGTTCAATCACGTCAGGTGATACTAATGCATCTGATGATTTTGACCCAGCTACAGAATGGGATGGATATGCTCAAAATACGTTCGATTATTTAGGTTCACATTCAGTTGATGCCGTTGACAGCACATTAACGATTGCTGAAGCAAGAAACGCAGATGCTGGAGTTGAAGTTTCTGTAGAGGGAATTGTAACGTTTAATGAAAGCGGTAACAAGATGTACATACAAGATGATACTGCTGGAATTAAGATCGACTCTTATGGTTCAGACCCAGCTGTTGATTTAAGAGATTATGCAGTAGGTAGTAAATTAAAAGTAACTGGTACAATCGGCTCTTACAAAGGAGAACTATTAATTGTTGTTGAATCAGCAGAAAGTATTGAAGTAATAAGCGAAGGTAATGATCTACCAGAAGCAAAAACTATTACACTTTCACAATTAGAAGACCATCAAGGTCAATTAGTAAAAGTTAATGGTGCTATTATTCTAGATACAGAAAGCTATAACTTCTTATTACAAGATAGTTCAGCTTCTGCAAACTTATACCATAAAAAAGCAGCAGATTTTGACACTGCAAACTATGCTAATGGTGAAGTATATGTAATTGAAGGAATCGCTTCAACATACTACGAGAATTTACAAATTACGCTCCTTAATGGTGCAGACATGGTTAACATGGAAGCGATGCCAATATCAATGGCACGTGTAATAGACGAAGGTTTAGAAGTAACAGTTCAAGGTATGATTACCTTTAATGAAAGCGCTACAGCTATGTACATTCAAGACGGTACTGCTGGAATTAAAATTGACACATATGGAAAAAATGTTGATCTAACACCTTTCACTGCAGGTAGTATTGTAAAGGTGACAGGTAATATTGATGCTTTTAGAGACGAACTGGAAGTAAGTTTAGAAGATATAGCTAATATTGAAGTAATTAGCGAAGGTTTAGAACTTCCTGAACCGATTACAATTACATTAGCTGAACTGGCAGACTACCCAGGTGAGCTAGTAAAAGTATTAGATGTAACAATTAATGAATTTAAAAAATATTCCTTTGCAGTAGAAGATAGCTCAGGTGAATCAGAGTTATATCATAGTAAAGCAAATAATTTCGATTCAGCTAACTACAATGTTGGTGAAGTTTATGACATTATTGGCCTTGGAAATAATTATTATGAAACACCTCAACTAAAGCTTCGTGACGGAGCAGATATGATTGTACCAGCAGCTGAAGAGACAAACACAACAGATATTGCTGCTGCAAGAGTTTTAGATGCAGGTACAGAAGTAACAGTTGAAGGTATAGTTACACATACAGAAAGAGACACGTTAATTTATATCCAAGATGCTACTGCAGGTATTCGAATTGATACGTATAGTAGTAAAGTAGATTTAAGTGGCTACAATCTTGGAGACAAAATTCGCGTTACTGGTATTATTGGAGAAAATAACGCTGACCTACTTT encodes:
- a CDS encoding ABC transporter permease gives rise to the protein MNIIKFSLKSILGRKTNTIFTAIAIMIAAALVFSVMMIFEGLDKGIKDQAGSYDIVVGAEGSPMQLTLNSLLYFDKPLGNVPYSLYEELRDDERVLRVVPIALGDSYESYPVIGTTLEFFQPFREGLQERFSLAEGSYFKSTYEVVIGASVARELDLQVGDHFHSSHGFEGNNEHDEMEYIVTGILEPVGSADDKGIFTSIESVWHAHEEETGEEAHTEEHEDEKEVTAILVKPQMLGFAPGLKEEIDKKNEMQAVYPVIMFRQLLETFSIGKQIAMLLATISIFMAVLFIVFAVLGSMNQRRGETMILRSLGVPRYKIATNILIEMSFVSLIGTSMGYFLSQTIVFLVGTYSKMYLGFAMPTFIISSNIIYVGVSIFLLALIISFIPTLFLFNRDIGRKQA
- a CDS encoding HupE/UreJ family protein, whose translation is MSINLLKYIAVMITSFFLFLTTASLHTFAHPLSASYGELLIEDENIHLSFSIDELSVIESVSADQNGDEKLDEEELKEAQYAITDWVTVNLQVTVNNVAKRPNITSMFTEKRGDKMVVSFEIDYPIDSGTKTIQLTDHFYYKSPDKTSYTHFLVVKHKEEINEYLLKGENRSLSLEVKEETSGKEIVNTEAKAAWLQFLILGMEHILTGFDHLLFLLALLLARQKFKDYLKVVTSFTIAHSITLTLGYLGFISIPSWIVEAIIALSIVYVAVENIFRKTVHHRWTLTFLFGLIHGLGFAGLLMEMDIPKGHLTVSLFSFNVGIEIIQIVLVALVLPALIFLQRKANYLLIMKGTSIALAIIGFFWFIERIL
- a CDS encoding ABC transporter ATP-binding protein; translation: MEVAIQCEHVKKIVTNLEKQEMILKVETFKVNKGEQVVLMGPSGSGKTTLLHLLAGLEKPSSGRITIFNEELSQLSEKQRDRFRGNHIGIVFQEFQLFPYMSAMENILIQNLASTKFSGREAKEKAERLLQKLGLAHRKHSKVSLLSKGEQQRVAIARALLHKPKLLLVDEPTSSLDVKSGMEVVALLKEICTEEKTTLLLVTHDPTVANEFARVEKMDNLNEIYAKMLNEVTK